A window of Candidatus Micrarchaeia archaeon contains these coding sequences:
- the dnaG gene encoding DNA primase DnaG: MGKTYIDTVKYLIYTEIEVDGLVDKPDVVGAIFGQTEGLLGDDLDLRDLQKNGRIGRIDVDLSSRGGKTYGVVKVPSSLDMVETSIIAASLEIVDRIGPCDGRVKVQKIEDTRSQKRKVLVERAKNLLKNLLNTEIPESKEISEMVRDQVKSSEVSEYGPEKLACGPNIEKVEDIMLVEGRADVINLLKNDITNVIAIGGARVPKSVVELSKGKEVTVFLDGDRGGDIILNELSQGGVEIDFVARAPVGKEVEELTRKEIIKVLRNKVPFDQIDGQKSKPFAQSYQTRRYVAEQPMQAEEKRNFVEPQPQPARREREYREEPRERRHLAPAPAPSVKPIFERIHQIITPRDEAQEQKVEEKPAAVEAKPPAMRKSMEEFMADLNELNNTLKARVYLKDGALAKEVPVRDVIKTIEEVAGVDTVVFDGIITQRLVDIASGRGVKTLIGVRLGNVTKKPEEMHIVTKTK; this comes from the coding sequence ATGGGTAAAACATACATTGATACGGTCAAATACCTGATTTACACGGAGATAGAGGTTGATGGGCTGGTGGACAAGCCGGACGTGGTGGGAGCCATATTCGGCCAAACTGAAGGTTTGCTCGGCGACGATTTGGACCTGAGGGACCTCCAGAAGAATGGGAGGATAGGAAGAATAGATGTTGATTTGAGCTCGAGGGGGGGCAAGACCTACGGAGTGGTGAAGGTGCCCAGCAGCCTGGACATGGTGGAAACTTCCATAATCGCGGCTTCGCTCGAGATAGTGGACAGGATAGGCCCGTGCGACGGGAGGGTGAAGGTGCAGAAGATAGAGGACACGAGGAGCCAGAAGAGGAAAGTGCTCGTGGAAAGGGCGAAGAACCTGCTCAAGAACCTGCTCAACACCGAGATACCGGAGAGCAAGGAGATTAGCGAGATGGTGCGCGACCAGGTGAAGAGCTCGGAAGTGAGCGAATACGGCCCGGAGAAGCTCGCGTGCGGCCCGAACATAGAGAAGGTCGAGGACATAATGCTCGTGGAGGGGCGCGCGGACGTGATAAACCTGCTCAAGAACGACATAACGAACGTGATTGCCATAGGAGGCGCGAGGGTGCCTAAGAGCGTGGTGGAGCTTTCCAAGGGCAAGGAAGTCACGGTTTTCCTTGACGGGGACAGGGGAGGCGACATAATACTCAACGAACTCTCGCAGGGCGGGGTGGAGATTGACTTCGTCGCGAGGGCGCCGGTCGGGAAGGAAGTGGAGGAGCTCACGCGCAAGGAGATAATAAAGGTGCTCAGGAACAAGGTGCCCTTCGACCAGATAGACGGGCAGAAGAGCAAGCCCTTCGCGCAGTCCTACCAAACGAGGAGATACGTTGCGGAACAGCCGATGCAGGCCGAGGAGAAGAGGAATTTCGTGGAGCCCCAGCCGCAGCCAGCGAGGAGGGAGCGCGAATACAGGGAGGAACCTAGGGAGAGGAGGCATCTTGCGCCTGCACCTGCGCCATCGGTCAAGCCGATATTCGAAAGGATACACCAGATAATAACCCCGCGCGACGAGGCCCAGGAGCAGAAGGTTGAGGAAAAACCCGCAGCAGTGGAGGCCAAGCCCCCTGCTATGAGGAAATCCATGGAAGAGTTCATGGCCGACCTGAACGAGCTGAACAACACGCTCAAGGCCAGGGTGTACCTCAAGGACGGCGCGCTCGCGAAGGAAGTGCCGGTGAGGGACGTGATAAAGACCATAGAGGAGGTTGCCGGAGTTGATACAGTGGTTTTCGACGGAATAATAACCCAGAGGCTGGTGGACATAGCTTCCGGAAGGGGGGTGAAGACGCTCATCGGAGTGAGGCTGGGCAACGTCACCAAGAAGCCGGAGGAGATGCACATAGTGACGAAGACCAAGTGA
- a CDS encoding DUF167 domain-containing protein, protein MGSLFAARNDEMRLEARVLPNAKKFSLSMENETAKIRVPAKAKDNEANLKLVQELGKRLGRKVVMVRGHTSRKKVLEIEGEAEEVLAELLEIQQKQ, encoded by the coding sequence ATGGGCAGCCTTTTCGCTGCCCGGAATGATGAGATGAGGCTCGAAGCAAGGGTACTGCCGAACGCGAAAAAATTCTCGCTCTCCATGGAAAATGAGACTGCGAAAATACGCGTGCCGGCCAAAGCCAAGGACAACGAAGCCAATCTGAAGCTCGTGCAGGAGCTCGGGAAAAGGCTGGGAAGGAAGGTGGTGATGGTGAGAGGGCACACCTCCAGGAAAAAGGTCCTTGAGATAGAGGGGGAAGCCGAGGAAGTGCTTGCCGAGCTGCTCGAAATCCAACAAAAACAATGA
- a CDS encoding CBS domain-containing protein, producing MSSELRVGDVMTKNVIVIATGSPLTDAARMMKRCNIGSIVVVEGKKALGIITERDIVHKVIATGKDLKKVTVDDAMSRPLRVIKPTASLEEAAKAMKGNKIKRLPVVNERKELIGILSEGDIARLLPSVVDLIEERALLR from the coding sequence AAACGTTATAGTAATAGCTACTGGAAGTCCCCTGACCGACGCGGCTAGGATGATGAAAAGGTGCAACATCGGCTCCATAGTTGTTGTGGAGGGAAAAAAGGCCCTCGGGATAATAACCGAGCGCGACATTGTGCACAAAGTCATAGCCACAGGCAAGGACCTGAAAAAGGTCACGGTGGACGATGCGATGTCCCGGCCGCTCAGAGTGATAAAGCCTACAGCCAGCCTCGAAGAGGCCGCGAAGGCCATGAAAGGCAACAAGATAAAGAGGTTGCCCGTGGTGAACGAGCGGAAAGAGCTGATAGGCATATTGAGCGAGGGGGACATTGCAAGGCTGCTGCCTTCGGTCGTGGACCTTATAGAAGAAAGGGCACTGCTGAGATGA